The DNA region AAACTTTTGATCTTGGATGCACGCTCCTATGCAGCAGCTGTGGCAAATCGAGCCAAAGGAGGAGGCTGCGAGTGCCCAGGTGGGTGTGTCATCTGTCCCTGCGTGTCAGTGCAGCTCACTCAGAGCCTAGGCTTAAGTTAAATGGCAAAGCACGTGTTTCACTCTACATTCAGAAAGCCAGGATGTCTCTCTGGATCCTTACATTCGTGAGCTTTGGCTGAGGTACAGACCATCTTCCTcgtgtgtgtctgtctacctGAAGAACAGGAAAGCTGGCCTCTGCCCACAGGTCTGTAGAGGCTCTGCTTCTCAGTCTGATGTCTCTCACAGTACATACATGAGTCACTAGCCTCCTGCACTCCCACGAACTTCTTAGAAAAGTGAGGTCAAATTGAGGTAGTAAATACAGAGTTCTAGTATTATGCCCTTTCTGAGTCTGTCATGGTCCTACTATTGGAGTGCTGTTACTTTGTTGCTTTTATGTTTGTGGTGTGATCCTTACATTAAATGTATTGTgggttttttaaattgtttttctctaCAGAGTATTATCCAAACTGTGAAGTTGTGTTTATGGGAATGGCAAACATACATTCTATCCGGAGGAGTTTCCAGTCTCTGCGGCTGCTGTGCACACAGATGCCAGATCCTGGAAAGTAAGGCTTGCCTTTAACTTGTgtgcttcttttgttgttgctgctgtattgctgattttggtttggtttggttttaatgaGTTTGGAGGTATCTTCTGTTTGTTACTGAACCTTAGTTATACTTTCGGTCCCTGTGGATATTCTTCCTGTCCTGGAAGTTGTTTTTTCTACAGCATAAAACATCAACTATGGAAAAAATAGTCCAGCTCTTTTGCAgagttgtgttgtttttttttttttatttacttttgaaattaaaatataattacatcatttccccattccctttccctccaCCCCTATTATAATGTGTGTAGCCATTCAGGCTTTCTATGTCTGCCCCAGTTCCCGAATAACAACTCGGAGGCTTatcttttattaataaatgcctagtTTGTTTCCCAGCAAGCTCCGTAACTCAGTTATcctgtttattctattctatgtccgccacatggctggttacctctctTCAATTTCATATGTCTGACTTCCCTCCAAGCCTGGATGGAGAAAACGCCTGTACCTGAACTCTTTGCCAGAGTTCTTTTCTCTGCTGACGTCCCACTTTCTAATCCTGCCTTGCCTTGTTGGccatcagatttttttattttaactaatcaGAAGGTGCCTTAGGCAGGCaaagaaggacagagacacattTTTCTGCAGTACATATACCTacaatgtgtgtacatatttctaagtatataaatattatctgttcagtccatataatgttacttttatttttctccagggctgatcacttggtattggataatcaatttGGAGGCTCTTCCCTTAGGAAGATGATTTCTCCCAATCTAGTTATTCCTTAGTtggcctgtagttctttgtttagggtACCCAGACTCACTGGTACATTTGTACCACAGTTCTGTCACAGAGTTTAGGATGTGCAGCACATAATAGATCTCAGTCCTCAGAATGGAAGCAGCAAACACTTGTTTTTCATGGGCTCCCTCCTTTCTCTGATGTGCTGTTTTTAGCCCAGTGTAATTTTTGGTCCCTGAAGTACTGTAGTAACACTTGCTGTGAAGACACATGCagacgcatgcacacacacagagcctactcagtccatttagtgttgcttgtattaCATGATTTCAGGTCTGGCCACTTGGTATTGGAGAAACAATTAAGGGGCTCATCTCCAAGGAAAGACTTCTCACTGTAAGCAGTTCTTAGTCACAATGCAGTTCTTTGTCACAGGGGCAGGACCCTGTGAGAGCACCCCTTTCCAagttagcatgtctgttggtggTACACTTTTATTAAGGCAGCCAGCCACATTGTTACGGTCTCAGGAGTAAAACTttatcatttctaggagacataaGCTCACATcagatttcctggtcctctgtctttcacagtctttctgcttccttttccataatgttttctgagccttaggtgcaggagttgtgttgtagaagTAGCCATTAGGGCTGAGCATCCCACAATTGTTGTCTGCACTCTGACCAATTGTGATTTTTCTCCACTTACTGCAAAgagaagtttgtttgtttaagggtGGAAACTCCACTTATCTTTGAGTAAatggataagtatttagaatttgGTTGAGAATTACTGGTTTACTAAAGAGGCAGTTGCAGATTCTCCTCTAACGTCCTTGGGTAGCTGGCTAGTTTTTCAGTACCAATCATGTTGAGCAGGTTTAAGTCTGAGTGGACAGCTGTTGGCTATTGTCAAACCACGAGTGCCACTGTGGTACATAGTAGCAGTCAGCCCTGAGGGTGGAGCAGTCAGTGTCTGACTCTTAGTCACTGCTCTGGTGCTGTAAAAGAAATtgagactgggctggagagatggttcagcaattaagagtactgactgctcttccagaggtcctaagttcaaatcccagcaacaacatggtggtcacagtcatctgtaacaagatccaatgccttcttctggcgtgtctgaagacagctacagtatactcatatacataaaataaattaaaaaaaaaaaggcatcgaGACCAAGGcaggtttcttttctgttccattcCATTCTGTTCTCTTccgttcccttcccctcccctcccttcctcttctctttttctagaTAGGATcttacccttggctgtcctggaattcaccctagattaagctggccttgaactcacagaaatccactttcctctgcctcccgagtgctgggagtaaaggtgtgttccattggtttttcaagacagggcttctcctgGACTTGCTTCATAAataaagctggcctcaaactcacagaagtctgtctacttctgcctccagagtgctgagattaaagacctgtgccactaTATCCagttgaaagaaaacatttacttggggctggcttacagtttcagaggtttagttcattagcATCACGTTGGAGCAGCAGTTGAGAGTTATATATCATGatctgtaggcagagagagactcctgacttggcatggacttttgaaacctcaaagcctaccctggCAATTCAAATCAGTgccctccaacaagaccacactttctaatccttttaatcctttcaaattgTGTCACTCCCTGGCGAGTAAGCATTTAATTATATGAGCCTgttgggccattctcattcagatcaCCACACTGACCAAAGGAGAACTGCCTTCTTCCTTTGAGGATTTTCTGTTTGCATCTGTCACTTAGCTCCAGGGCCTAGCTGGTCCTTTTAGGTCAGTGTGTGGACTCCAGAGACTTGTCATAAACTCACTCTGTATTCTTGGCCCTGTAGCTTAACTGCTCAGGATCCcttttcatgtaaaataaaaagaccAGATCAGTACTGTGTAGTCTCTAATACTtcacatatatttaatttctttttaaaaacacttaattttggggccagaaagatggctcagtgcaacactttgttgttcttgtgTAGAAGCCGGGCTTTTGTTCCTaatatccacatggtggctcatgactgtctgtaatgggatacaGTACAGTTTCTGGCCCTCacttcaaatacacacacacaaaacacatacacacacacaacacacatacacacacacacacacagagagagagagagagagagagagagagagagagagagagagagagagaatgctatttaaaaacaaaattttattttgaatgcaAAAAATTAATTCGCCCATCCTTGTCCAAGTGAATGGAAGATTTGTTAAAGAGGCAGTGCTTTGTATTTAGGTACTTAAATCTCCTTTATGGATAAAAAGAAGCTCTGGCAATAATGGAGACTGAATGAGCCACCCGTCTAGGGCTGTGGAGGGCTGAAGGGTAGTGTGCTTCTGTTCCACTGCTGTGGCATCCCCTGTGGTGACTgcctctctctcagcttctctctcaGGCTGACAGCACTCGCTGCTACTTCATGGTCAGTGGGGTCAAGGGAACCCTCCCTCCACTGGAGTTTTATTTACTGCTTCTTCAGCAGCTGGGGGATGTTCATAATTACTCATCTCAGCCTTTTGATTTGAGACAAAAGAGAACACATCTGATCCATCAAGAAAGTGCTTTAtccacataagactgttaaagtgattgttgttttatatcaaacagtttttataatactcatttttattgttacaatattttataaattttaaagaatatgacaaaaatagtgtaggtattgaagggggctctctgggaggagttggggtacaaaaggaaaacaagaatgtgatttaattctatttacttaaaatatgtttttaaatgttaacaaattcagataaattgaaatcatgcaacttttctcattataattaaaacttaaagaaaaaagaaagtgctttAAGTGTGTCTAACTAGAAGATAACGAATCTTGAGATTGAATTTACCTATGGCAAATTtataattcattaaataaaaggACTCTTCCTATATTTGGGGGGCAAAGCTTGGGGTGTAGCAATGATGGCAACATAGTGTCAGCCTCTGAGTCACAGTATAGTTGGAAAAAACAGGGCTTGTACACCCTGTTCTGCTGTCTGTTTGCCTGGCAGGAAAGGTCTCCCTTTCTTAGACTCTTAGTAACATTCATGTTCATTCTTCAGGTTTTGGTAGACTGGCTTTGTCCTATAGCCCTTATCTAGACCTTGTCTTGGCAAAGCCTTCTCAAAGATCCTGAATAATTATTATTCCTTATCTTTCAGTGTTTAAAGGACTTAACCACAAATTGGCcacatttgggaaaaaaaaataaacagaagttgTTTGAGGGCatgagggatggaggaagaaagaagtacATGACACAAAATGTCAACATATTTGGGGTGGTGGTGAGCTATGTAACCTCAAGCCAAAGAGTCAGTTCTTCTTATCTGATAACTCCTAAAGGATTTTGAAAAGGGCGGAATCCTCTTTCTGAATCCAATCTAACTCAGTAGCAATTAATATGTAGCCATTGCACCAGTTCTCGTGAGTCTAATGATCATAATGAACCTGTGTGATTTTAGTCAGTAAGTAGTCATGGCTTAACAGTAGGTGATAGGTAATGTTTGAACCATTCTTGTGTTTGCCAAAAGAGTAATTTCTTACACTGTGTACCAGTCTAGGACTAATTGCCCCTCGCCACCACTACCTCCCCCCAAATTATCTGTGAAGAGCTAGATGTGGTGGTAATCCAAAAGAagtaagttccagatcagcctgggcCGCATAACAAAGACCCCTGTCTCAAGTTAATTAAATGTGGGATTGGGGAagcatgtacttgtgtgtgtattaGAACCAGGGTTGGGGGCATAGATTAGTGGAAGAACACTTAACTAGCAagtgtgagaccctgggttttattcccagcacattaggggaaaaaaagaagagaggagggggatgaggctaggggactggagagatggctcagtgattacaAGCACGTACAGCTCTtgcagtttggttcccagcacccacattgtgctgctcacagtcatctgtaactcaagccccaggggctctgacaccctcttctggcctcctcacgATACACCACTTCcttacacacaattaaaaataagtgcTAGGTACAGTGTAGCATTGTTAAttacagggtttttgtttgtttgtttttctctaaaactGGCTTCTCACTTGGACATTCTTTAtgattagacttttttttttttttttttttttttttttttggcttttagagacagggtttctctgtgtagccctggctgtcctggaactcactctgcagactaggctggcctcgaactcagaaatctacctgcctctacctcccaagtgctgggattaaagacatgtgctaccactgcccggcatgattagactttttaaaaatcactttggaATCAAAGGTCTTGTGGAATTGCTTTTTAACTTAACAGGCATTGGACATGATgccataaaatcataaaaatcagtatttccttgtctccccccccccctttttttttaatagttggcTTTCTGCTCTTGAAAGTACAAAGTGGCTCCATCACCTGTCTGTGCTTCTGAAGTCGGCCCTTCTCGTGGTGCATGCTGTGGACCGTGATCAACGACCAGTGCTAGTGCACTGTTCAGATGGCTGGGATCGAACTCCTCAGATTGTGGCCCTAGCTAAGCTCCTGCTGGACCCATATTACCGAACCATAGAGGTAAGTGTGTCTGAGGGAGGGAAGAGTATTTCAGGATAGGTTGGGGAAACCTTTAGGAAGGTTATAGGTCAATTTTGGGATGAAAGTTAAATCTATAGAAAGTGTAGTTTGTTGTAATCATGTATCCATCACTTAGAGCTATATGGCTAGGTGCCTTATGGTTAGTGACAGGCATTGAGGATACAGAAATGTTTCCTTTGCAGCTTCTCTACTTGGAAAGATTTTGTCTACTTCAGGAAAATGAGCTTAAAAGACCGTCAGCATGCTTATGATAGTAAGTTTGGACAGAACTGCATGGTGTTCTGGGAGAAACATCTGCTCTGAAATAACCACTGTTGGGTTAAAGATAGAAGAACAAAAGCATAAAGTAACATAAagtacaaatatttataaaaaattgcTGCTGGGGAAGAATTTTTACAAATATGGCTTTATAAATGTAACATCAAAGGTGAAAATTGGTAAAAGAGAAATTTGGGTAAGCAAGTAGCATTTGTGTAGTAAATGAGAGCGACTATACAAATACCTAGATAGATAGTCAGTGTCCTTTAGCTGGATCTTGAATAGAGTTGGTGAATTGAAACATTTGTGTAAAAAATGTCTGAACCACTAGGGAGAGAGCGATTGGCTGTTGGTGACATGGAGTTCAGGATGTCACAGGTGAGACAATATTGCACAAGTGATCTCTCCTCTGTGCCTCCCTACAGGGTTTCCAAGTCCTTGTGGAGATGGAATGGCTCGATTTTGGCCATAAGTTTGCTGACCGGTGTGGTCATGGGGAGAACTCAGATGATCTGAATGAACGTTGCCCAGTGTTTCTACAATGGCTTGACTGTGTTCATCAACTTCAGAGGCAATTTCCTTGCTCTTTTGAGTTCAATGAAGCATTCCTTGTGAGTTTGGACTTAATGATTCTATATTTTGGGACCCATATAGACCTAGAGGGATGCTGAGACAAGTGTTAGGGGGCCATTTTCACCCAAAACTATGCATTTTTCAAATTTAACAAGGAGTGACTGCTTTATTTACAAGCAACAGCAGTTAACtggcattttatttttcactcagTGAATCTAGGTACACCAGGTTTTCCTCTGTAAACACAGTTTGTTTTAAAGTTGGCTTCTAAAGTGTATGGTCTAGAAACTATCTGTGTTGTGCTCCCCTCCAGTCTCTACTGATGCTGTCTGCCATGTTTTCTGTTCCTGCCCATTCCTTTGATGAAAGATGTCTTCTTCCTGTTTGAGCCCTCTGTTACCATGTCCTCCAGCTTCCATACCCTTATTTCTGACTGGCTCAGCATTTCTCCACTGTGCTTCTTGCATTAGTATGTCTTTGACATGGGAATGCTGGTGGTTGGGGTCAGGCCCTGCCATTGGTAACTGTGGAGAAGAGGTGCCATATATTAGCTGCCTGTGCACATGCAGCCTACATCCTAAGTGAGCTGAAGTATTCTCAGGGATGCCATGGTGAATCGTTCTTCTTTCAGAAACCATGGACCCCACTGTATGATTTTGCCTGATTGGAATTTTGCAGGTGAAGCTGGTACAGCATACCTATTCCTGTCTCTTTGGAACATTCCTGTGCAACAACgccaaagagagaggggaaaagcaGACTCAGGAACGGACGTGCTCTGTGTGGTCGCTTCTTCGAGCAGGCAACAAGGCTTTCAAAAACCTACTGTATTCATCTCAGTCAGAAGCAGTATGTACCCTTTAGCCTGTCTCTGATCAGCAGAAGGAGTTTGAGGGTGGGGCCACATACAGGAGCTGGTTTGAGTATTACTTGTTTTTGTGAAAAACGTGTCAGCTGTCTCAAGGTATCAgttctatgttttcattttccacCATTCTGTGTATATAAAGCCTGCTTCTTGATAATGCTCTAGCCTGTCCATGACCAACTCAGGTTCAAGGTGGTTTGATGTAAAATATATCATTCCTTTGTCATGAATCATTGCCTGTACTTCCTCCAGAGATCAGTTTCTGCTCTCTGGAGGAAAAGGCATTAAGGTTCCTTCTCTCAGATGCCTTGTATGGCTGAGAAGTGTCAGCCACCAGGCTCCTGCTACTCTCCCATGAACCAGGCAGTGGGACCCACTGCAGCTCTGTCTCAACACAAAATTCTTTCTGCTGTTGGCATATATCTGTCTGTGATTCTTTTCACATACGAGAGCTGCCAGGCCTTTTAACACTTTGTTCCCTCAAAAGAATGCCTTCTGCTaaccagagagagagatgcagtatgtctgtgtatcacaatATATTGGTGTTCCCTTTGTCAGATGCATTTTAAGCCCTTAGAAGTCCATGCAGGCTAATCAGGGGTTATATTACATTGCTGGGCAGTTAACAGACTTCGAGTCATAGTTAAGTAGTTAGAAGAAAAGGTTTACAGTGCCTCCTTCCTTTAGCTGTGCCTGCTGGGGAAGTGGCAATAAAGGGTGAGGAAATACCCTTATTTTACATGATTAATTTAAGTGATTCTATAAAATAGGTTTGACAGCTTTTACTGAAGCCAAGCTTTAGGGAAACTGACACATTCACCATGTAACAAAACAGTTCTTACTCGGTAAATCAGGCTGATGAAAGCCTGTCATTCAGTAAAGACCACCTGAGATAATTAATAAGGAGTCAGCCTTTAAAGGACCCATTAGATTTTCATGGTCATGAGAGGCTTTTAAGTAAAGATTATTGGCAGACAGAAACCCTGGTTCTATATCCTCTTGGGAGATAGACCTTCATTTACTGGTGCCATCTCCTTGTTGTTCTATGAGCCAGCTGTGTTGAGTGGCCCACCTAGGTGTGTTCATTCTTGCTCTATAATTCCAGGCATTTCTAAGAGATTTACTGGAACATGCATAAACCTgtgtcctccccaccctctcctcagGTGCTCTACCCCGTGTGCCATGTGCGGAATCTGATGCTGTGGAGCGCAGTGTACCTTCCCTGCCCATCCCCGTCTACCCCAACAGATGACAGCTGTGCACCATACCCAGCTCCAGGCACCAGCCCTGATGAGCCTCCACTGAGCCGGTGAGCCCAAAGCTGATGCCAGAAGTCCCAAGTCCTAAATGGTGCTATTCTATCTTAAGTGGTAgtattccctctctcctcccttcttctcctccctcccttccctgcctccaaGGCTGACCTTAGACTTACAGTGATGTATGTGAGTGTTGGATTTACTGGCATGAACCACAACATCTGGCTGAAGTTTAGCTTCTTAAGAAATATAGTaatcggccgggcggtggtggtgcacgcctttaatcccagcacttgggaggcagaggcaggtggatttctgagttcgaggccagcctggtctacagagtgagttccaggacagccaaggctacacagagaaaccctgtctcgaaaaaccaaaaaaaaaaaaaaaaaaaaaaaaaaaaaaaagaaatatagtaagCCCTATTTTTGGAAATGAATAGGACCTGCCCCTACATTATCCTGCCACATACACTGAGCAGTTTTACAGTAGTGGAGCATGTCTGGGGGGGTCTTTGGACTCTGGTTTGTCTGtaccctgctctctgcttcctcctctctgttctgAAAGTCAGATGTCGTAAGATGAGAGAAACTGGGTTTGCCACTTGTGAATATGCTTTGTTAAGATCAGAGTGAGAGATAATAAATGAACTTAAAATGTATAGTACAAAGAACCAGCAAGTTCCTTTGCCACTACTTGAGAGGCATAGAACATTGTAAGGAATGCCTCTTGAAGGCTGCAgatgcatgaaaccctgggttgAGCCCTAGTAGTGCATAAACCTGGCGTGGTGACACATTCCTCTACCGTCAGCATGTTggtggtagaggcagaaggatcaggagttcatggtCATTCCTAGGCCATATAGAGAGTGTAAGGCCAACCTGGAATATATGTGTCCCTGtctgaaaaatcagaaaaataaagagaggaaaaataaaagttaaaaaataaaataaaaataaagtaaaaggatGCCTTTTAGAAATAATATATGCTGTTAgcttatttgggggtggggactggCAGTGAGGAAGTGCAGGCAGTACCTGTGGAGAGCCATGCTGCTCCAGAAGTCAGCCTCATTTAAGAGATATGACTGCGATGGCCCAGTTGTGAAACAGTAGCTTACTAAAGCCTGTTGTCCTCTGGGGCCCTCTGAATCACCTCTGAAATTCTCATTTTTCCTAAACCCTTTTCTTTTAGACTACCCAAGACTAGATCATTTGACAATCTGACCACAACCTGCGAAAATATGGTGCCACTGGCCAGCCGGCGCAGCAGTGACCCCAGCCTGAATGAGAAGTGGCAGGAGCATGGGCGCTCACTGGAGCTGAGCAGCTTTGCAGGCGCTGGAGAAGAGGTGCCTGCTATGGACAGCCTGCGCAAGCCCAGCAGGCTGCTCGGAGGTGCTGAGCTGTCTGTGGCAGCTGGTGTGGCTGAAGGGCAGATGGAGAACATTTTGCAGGAGGCCACCAAAGAGGAGAGTGGGGTGGAAGAGTCTGCCCCCAGGGAGCACACTGAGGTGCCAAAGGTCAAAGAGGAGGCACCCCTAGCAAAAGAGAGTAAGATGGTGGCCGAGGGCCCTGTTGTACTTTACCAAGAACCACAGCTGGATGATGCTACTTTAAGAAGCCATCTAGGCTCCAGCCTGTCCTTCTTCTCCCAGGGTATTCCTGAACATCAGGATGGGCACAGTGTTCTCTCTAGTTCACTCCAAGCTCCTTTCAGGGGAGAGGACTCCCAGGAGGTCCCTGTAGAACAGCCTCAAGTAGAGAATATTGCAGAGGACAGGGAGAATGTAGCTCCTGCTGTCCCAGTAGATGCAAAAGTTGTCCTTGGTACCTCACAGTCTAGTTCTCTGCTGCCTTCCCTAGTCCCATTCGAGACAAGAGGACCACACATAAACAACTCCGTGCACATGTTACTAGAAGATAAGGTGAAGTCAGAAAGTGGGCCCCAGCTCCATCACAGACCTTGCCCGGCAAGCAGTGGATTCAGTGGCAAGGACATGCTTCCTGTAGCACCAGAGCCCAGGTCTGCTGAGAGGCCCCATTGGGACTCTGTGCTACACAGGACTTCATCCCCTGGCAACACCCTCAGCCTGATGCAGGCTCCTTGTGCCTTGCCGTTAGATAAATGTAGGCAGGGAATTGTGTGCAACGGTGCCCTAGAGACTGAAAACAAGGCCTCAGAACAGCCTGCAGGGTTTGACACCCTTCAGAAGCACCCCACACCCAATGGGCATTGTGCCAATGGGGAAGCTGGGAGGAGCAAGGACTCACTGAGCCACCAGCTATCTGTCACAAGCTGTAGCTCTGCTCACTTGTACTCAAGGAACTTGCACCATAAGTGGCTGAATAGCCACTCAGGGAGGCCATCCACTACCAGCAGCCCTGACCAGCCTTCCCGCAGCCACCTGGATGACGATGGCATGCCTGTGTACACGGACACAATCCAGCAGCGCCTGCGACAGATAGAGTCTGGTCACCAGCAGGAAGTGGAGACCTTGAAGAAACAAGTCCAGGAGTTGAAGAGTCGCCTGGAAAGCCAATACCTGACCAGCTCTCTGCGCTTCAATGGAGACTTTGGAGATGAAGTGGTAAGTTAGGTCATGACTCCCTTGAAGGTCTCCAAGGAGATGGCACACAGAGGCCAGCAAAATAACCCTTTGCACCCAGTGCATGGCTATGGAAACAGATTGCTGAGAGGATTAGAAAGGTCTTAATGttgagagagattttttttgGAGTTAGCCTTGGCCATGGAGACAGCAGTTTGGCTCTTTTCTGCTGTGCTGGCTTTTTATCCCCTTATAGGCAGTTAAGAAAAAGGGCTGA from Mastomys coucha isolate ucsf_1 unplaced genomic scaffold, UCSF_Mcou_1 pScaffold22, whole genome shotgun sequence includes:
- the Mtmr3 gene encoding myotubularin-related protein 3 isoform X1, yielding MDEEMRHSLECIQANQIFPRKQLIREDENLQVPFLELHGESTEYVGRAEDAIIALSNYRLHIKFKESLVNVPLQLIESVECRDIFQLHLTCKDCKVIRCQFPTFEQCQDWLKRLNNAIRPPGKIEDLFSFAYHAWCMEVYASEKEQHGDLCRPGEHVTSRFKNEVERMGFDMNNAWRISNINEKYKLCGSYPQELIVPAWITDKELESVAGFRSWKRIPAVIYRHQSNGAVIARCGQPEVSWWGWRNADDEHLVQSVAKACASDSQSSVSKVSTRNSCRDFPNAGDLSDVEFDSSLSNTSGAESLALQPQKLLILDARSYAAAVANRAKGGGCECPEYYPNCEVVFMGMANIHSIRRSFQSLRLLCTQMPDPGNWLSALESTKWLHHLSVLLKSALLVVHAVDRDQRPVLVHCSDGWDRTPQIVALAKLLLDPYYRTIEGFQVLVEMEWLDFGHKFADRCGHGENSDDLNERCPVFLQWLDCVHQLQRQFPCSFEFNEAFLVKLVQHTYSCLFGTFLCNNAKERGEKQTQERTCSVWSLLRAGNKAFKNLLYSSQSEAVLYPVCHVRNLMLWSAVYLPCPSPSTPTDDSCAPYPAPGTSPDEPPLSRLPKTRSFDNLTTTCENMVPLASRRSSDPSLNEKWQEHGRSLELSSFAGAGEEVPAMDSLRKPSRLLGGAELSVAAGVAEGQMENILQEATKEESGVEESAPREHTEVPKVKEEAPLAKESKMVAEGPVVLYQEPQLDDATLRSHLGSSLSFFSQGIPEHQDGHSVLSSSLQAPFRGEDSQEVPVEQPQVENIAEDRENVAPAVPVDAKVVLGTSQSSSLLPSLVPFETRGPHINNSVHMLLEDKVKSESGPQLHHRPCPASSGFSGKDMLPVAPEPRSAERPHWDSVLHRTSSPGNTLSLMQAPCALPLDKCRQGIVCNGALETENKASEQPAGFDTLQKHPTPNGHCANGEAGRSKDSLSHQLSVTSCSSAHLYSRNLHHKWLNSHSGRPSTTSSPDQPSRSHLDDDGMPVYTDTIQQRLRQIESGHQQEVETLKKQVQELKSRLESQYLTSSLRFNGDFGDEVTSIPDSESNLDQNCLSRCSTEIFSEASWEQVDKQDTEMTRWLPDHLAAHCYACDSAFWLASRKHHCRNCGNVFCSSCCNQKVPVPSQQLFEPSRVCKSCYSSLHPTSSSIDLELDKPIAATSN
- the Mtmr3 gene encoding myotubularin-related protein 3 isoform X2, with product MDEEMRHSLECIQANQIFPRKQLIREDENLQVPFLELHGESTEYVGRAEDAIIALSNYRLHIKFKESLVNVPLQLIESVECRDIFQLHLTCKDCKVIRCQFPTFEQCQDWLKRLNNAIRPPGKIEDLFSFAYHAWCMEVYASEKEQHGDLCRPGEHVTSRFKNEVERMGFDMNNAWRISNINEKYKLCGSYPQELIVPAWITDKELESVAGFRSWKRIPAVIYRHQSNGAVIARCGQPEVSWWGWRNADDEHLVQSVAKACASDSQSSVSKVSTRNSCRDFPNAGDLSDVEFDSSLSNTSGAESLALQPQKLLILDARSYAAAVANRAKGGGCECPEYYPNCEVVFMGMANIHSIRRSFQSLRLLCTQMPDPGNWLSALESTKWLHHLSVLLKSALLVVHAVDRDQRPVLVHCSDGWDRTPQIVALAKLLLDPYYRTIEGFQVLVEMEWLDFGHKFADRCGHGENSDDLNERCPVFLQWLDCVHQLQRQFPCSFEFNEAFLVKLVQHTYSCLFGTFLCNNAKERGEKQTQERTCSVWSLLRAGNKAFKNLLYSSQSEAVLYPVCHVRNLMLWSAVYLPCPSPSTPTDDSCAPYPAPGTSPDEPPLSRLPKTRSFDNLTTTCENMVPLASRRSSDPSLNEKWQEHGRSLELSSFAGAGEEVPAMDSLRKPSRLLGGAELSVAAGVAEGQMENILQEATKEESGVEESAPREHTEVPKVKEEAPLAKESKMVAEGPVVLYQEPQLDDATLRSHLGSSLSFFSQGIPEHQDGHSVLSSSLQAPFRGEDSQEVPVEQPQVENIAEDRENVAPAVPVDAKVVLGTSQSSSLLPSLVPFETRGPHINNSVHMLLEDKVKSESGPQLHHRPCPASSGFSGKDMLPVAPEPRSAERPHWDSVLHRTSSPGNTLSLMQAPCALPLDKCRQGIVCNGALETENKASEQPAGFDTLQKHPTPNGHCANGEAGRSKDSLSHQLSVTSCSSAHLYSRNLHHKWLNSHSGRPSTTSSPDQPSRSHLDDDGMPVYTDTIQQRLRQIESGHQQEVETLKKQVQELKSRLESQYLTSSLRFNGDFGDEVMTRWLPDHLAAHCYACDSAFWLASRKHHCRNCGNVFCSSCCNQKVPVPSQQLFEPSRVCKSCYSSLHPTSSSIDLELDKPIAATSN